Below is a window of Candidatus Thermoplasmatota archaeon DNA.
ATAACCTGTATATAAACTTTTATTATCTTCCAAACAGTTATAATCTTATGTTACTCAAATTATTCTGGAAAGAAGGCTGTAAAAAATGCGAGCAAGCTAAAGAAATATGCAGAGCGAGTAGTATTGAGGTAGCAGAATTTAATATTGATACTGTAGAAGGTCTAGCCGAAGCTTGCTACCATCAAGTAACTCTAACTCCTACAATAGTGTTAGTAGATGATAACGATAAAGAGCTGAAAAAATGGCAAAGTATTTTACAGGCTAAGGAGGAGCTTAAGCATTTAATCTTCCAACTCAATTTAAAAAAGGCAAATGCTAATCAAAGGAATAGTTGAGACTTCATTTCTAGACTGGGATGGTAAAATTTCTACAGTGCTCTTTGTGCCCAAGTGCAATTTCTCATGCCCTTACTGCCAGAACTGGCAGTTAATTGAGCACACTGAAAAATTTGGAGAAATAAGTTTTGAAAGGATAAAAAAATTTCTGCTTGAAAGGAAAGATTTTGTTGACGGAGTATGCATTACAGGCGGAGAACCGACTCTTTACAAAGACCTTCCTGAGTTTGCTAGTGCATTAAAAGAGCTTGGCTTCGGCATTAAACTCGATACTAACGGCTCTGTACCAGAGATGATTGAAAAGTTAATTATAGAAAAACTTGTAGATTATGTAGCGCTTGATTTTAAAGCCCCTTTTGAAAAATACAATCTAGTTACTCGCGTAAATGCGCCTATTGCTAAAATCAAAGAATCAATTTCTATATTGATGAACTCGAGCATAGATTACGAATTTAGAACTACAGTTGTGCCAACGCTTTTAGATGAGAATGATATTTTAGAAATTGCAAACTGTATAAAAGGGTGCAAAAGATACGTCCTTCAACAATTTGTACCTTCAGAAGCTCGTAACGAAGAGCTAAGAAAGCTCCAGCCTTATTCTAAGGAAAAACTAGAAAAAATCGCAGAAAGGGCTAAAGAATATATAAAAGAAGTTAAGCTTAGAGGAGTTTGGTGAAATAGGAAGATTAAAGAAGCGCAAAACTGAACAGCACTAAGCAACCAGCAAGTTTAATATTCCCTTTACTCATTATATTTCCTCAGTGGAAGTTTACGAAGCTATAAAAGCAAGGCGCAGTATAAGGAGCTATAAGTCGGAGCCTATACCTGAGGATAAGTTGAGAAAAGTATTGAGTGCTGCAAGACTAGCCCCTTCAGCCAAAAATTTACAGCCTTGGAAATTTATTGTAGTGAGGGACGAGGAAACAAAGAGGAAACTTGTAGGCGCTTGCAACAATCAGAAATTTATTGCAGAGGCGCCTGTGGTAATAGTGGCATGCGCTTTACCGGATGAGGCTTTTGCATTTCTAGGAGGCTATACTTCAAGCTGGTTACTAGATTTGGGAATTGCGTTTGAGCATATTATGCTCCAAGCGACTGAAGAAGGCTTCGCTACTTGCTGGGTAGGCAGTTTTAAAGAAGAGAAAGTAAAAGAGGTTTTAGGCATTCCTGCAAATATAAGAGTAGTTGCGCTAACTCCTTTAGGCTATGCAAACGAAGTTCCAGAAGCAAGGGCTAGAAAACAGCTTGAAGAGATTGTTTGCTACGATAAATGGAGTTAAGCTCAATGTGATGAAAAAATGGTACTACCAATGAGTGTATTGGAAAAAGCGCTTGATACCAGAATTAGCTTACTTCTAAAAGACAATCGCATACTAGAAGGCAAACTTGTAGGCTATGACGAATATATGAATTTAGTACTTGAAGATGTGGAGGAGCAGACTGCAGAGCGTACAAGAAGGCTGGGTACTACAATACTGAGAGGCAACAACGTTGTAAGCATAGCCCAGAAATAATATGGAGGCTGTAATTTTAGCGGGCGGCTTAGGCACAAGGTTGAGACCTTTGACTTATACAAGGCCTAAACCTTTACTACCTATTTTGAACAAGCCTATGATACAGAGATTTCTAGAAACCATTCCTAAAGAAGTTGATAAAGTAATAATTCCTTTGAACTATCTTAGAAACATGGTAGAAGATTTTTTAAAAAGTATTGATTCCGGCAAGGAAATTATATGTATTGAGGAGAAAGAGCCTTTAGGCACCGGCGGAGCTGTTAAAAACGTAGAAAATTATTTATCAGATACTTTCTTAGTTCTTAATGTAGATGTTATTTCTTCAATTGACCTTTCTGATTTCATTAAATTCCATCGCGCTAATAAAGGAATAGCAACAATATCAGCATGGCCTGTAGAGTTTCCAGAAGAGTTCGGTGTAATGGAATTAGACAAGGATAAAAGAATACTGAGGTTCCAAGAGAAGCCTAAGCGCGAGGAAGCATTCTCTAATCTTATCAATGCAGGCGCTTATGCTTTAGAGCTAGAGATTTTAGATTATATTCCAAGCAACAAATTCGTATCTATGGAAAGGGAAATTTTTCCTATAGTTTTAGATAAGCGCATGTACGGGTACGAGTTCGAGGGCTACTGGCTTGATACCGGGAGGCCTATAGATTATATTAACGCGCATAAAATACTGCTTGAAAAAATAGATAAAGAAGTTGGTATCAATACAAAACTCGGTAGAAGAGCGTCTCTAGAAAATCATATTCTAATAGGTAATAACTGTGAAGTTGACGGTGCTATTCAAGAATACTCATGTCTTGGGAATAATGTAACTGTTAGCAAAGGCAGCACAATTAATAGCTCAGTACTCATGGCTAACGTAAAGATAGGCAAAAACTCGGTAATAAAGCGCTCAATTTTGGGCGAAGGCTGTAAAGTAGGTAATAAAGTTACCCTTGTGGATACTGTGCTTGGCGATGGCTGCGTTATAAATGACAATATTAGACTTCTAAATGCCAAGCTAGATCCTAACGAAGAAATGTAGAATTACTGCAAGCGCGCCAAAAAGCAAGAGCCACAAAAGTAAGCTCAAAGTAGTTGAAATTTTTTCTGCGGCTCTGCACTCTATTATTCTATATCCTATATTATTATAAATGTTCAGCTCAGCGTAAGTGGAATTTTCAATTACAGCACAAATCAAATGCCTGCCTGGAGTTAAGAAAGTATAATTAAAAGAAAGCGTTTTGATAGTATAGGCATCAACAGAAATATTTTCGTAATAAATTAATTTTGTAGTGCTACGAGAATAGTCATAGATTTTTAGACTTGCGTTTGTAGCCGCACCATAATTTCGTACTGTGATAGAAACACAAATAGTTTCTTTATGATAAGGCTCTAAAGTAGAGAGCTCAATATTTTTAAGCTCTAGCTCATGGAGCGAGCTGATTTGTAAAACAGCAAAAGTGCAGAGTCTAGCGACTTCGGCTATAAAACTAAAATTTAATTTGTCTGAGGTATCGTTTGCAGAATGTAAGTAAGGATAGGAAAAATTCCATAAGTTTCTATAGTAATCCTCGCTTACTAGGACTGCTGGCGTACCTCTTTTCCAAAAAGGTGCCTGATCACATACTGCCTGAGCATCTAAATATTTCCGAATAGAAAGCCCAATCCGGCTCTCCAAGCATACTTGCTCTATAGCAGATGCAAGCCAATCAGAATCGTAATTATAAGTTAACGTTAAATTTGAGTTGTGCGGATAGCCAACCATATCAAGGTTAATCATCCCAATTAATGTTTTATTTTCTGAGACCAATCTCTCAGCATAATGCTCAGAGCCCTTCATCCCCTGCTCTTCTCCACAGAACGCAACAAACTGAATACTTGCATTAAGGTTATACTTAGCTGAAGCTAATACTCGCGCACACTCCAAAACCACAGCTATGCCAGATGCATCGTCATTTGCACCTGGAGCCGGAGCGTTAGGATTAGATGGTGACTTTACCTCATCAAATAAATTTATAGTATCGTAATGAGCGCTAAGAATGAACGTTTGAGCTGAGCTACCATTAAGTGTACCAATAACATTTCTCAGGGTTACATTATTATAAACAAATTCATCATATTCTACCCACAGCCCGAACCCGTTCATCACTTCAAAGAGCCATTTCGCAGCTAGGGTTGAATTATTAGAAAAAGAATATCTTGTGCCGAAACTTTGAAGAGTTTGGATATATTCTCTAATGTTATTTTCAGAGACATCTTCCAAAAGATCGTTAGGCGAATTATTCTCAGAATCGGCACTCACCGCGCTGGTTGAACATAACAATATTGTAATAACGATAATCCATCCAAATCTTCTTGCGCTCATCAATACATTAATTACTCTCAATATATATCCTTTTTATTGATATGGTAAAAGTAGCGCTAGTGAAATGCAAAAGCTACGCGCAAGCTGAAGTTAAATCTTCGATCCACAGAGCTTTAGAGCTTATTGGTGGAGTGGAGAGAATAATAAAACCAACCCAAAAAGCGCTTCTCAAGATCAATCTCCTCCTAGCGAAAGAGCCTGAGTATGCCGTGACCACGCATCCCATTATTGTTAAAGCAGTTGCAGAGCTTGTGAAAGAGCTAGGGGCAATACCTGTTGTAGGCGAAAGTTCCGGAGGCGTTGATACTACTGAAAGAGCTTTTGAGGTCTGCGGTATTAAAAAAATATGCTCTGAGAATGATATAGAGATTATAAATTTCGAGCGAATGCCTACAACAAAAACAGCGATTCAAGCTGTCGGAAGAGCTTTACCTCTAGCTAAACCTTTGTTTGATGCAGATATTGTAGTATCACTACCTAAACTAAAAACCCATACTTACATGCTCTATACGGGCGCTGTAAAGAATTTTTTCGGCGCTCTGCCGGGCGATTGGAAAAATTTAGCGCATAGACTTGCGCAAGAGCCTAGTAAATTTGCAAATTTACTTCTAGATATCTTACTGATAATAAAGCCAAAACTCGCAATTATGGATGGAGTAGTTGGAATGGAAGGAAATGGCCCCAGCGCAGGCAAACCTATAGCCACAAACTTAATTCTGGCAAGCGAAGATTGCTTAGCACTCGATTTCGTAGCTTGCAAGCTGATTGGCTACAACCCTCTCGGGGTATATGTTATCAGGGAAGCGCTGAGGAGGAAACTTTTTGAACCTGAGGAAATTGAGGTTGTAGGCGAGAAATTAGAAAAAGTAAGAATTGATTTTAAGAAACCGGTTTCAGAGCTCAGCAAGAACGTCTTCCCAAAAGTGGATCCAAAAAAATGTAGGCAATGCTGGTTATGTGTGAACTCATGCCCTGTAAATGCGCTTTCAAAAAACAAATTCCCTATCCTAGACAAAAAGAAATGTATCCAGTGCTACTGCTGCCACGAGCTCTGTCCTGAGAGTGCTGTGATATTAAGGTAAAAAAAGAGTTTAAAAGTCGCGTATAGAGAAAAGCGGTAAAAGGTTATAAAAGTGGCGCTGATTGGGAGGAATTACAGATAACGTTTGCGGATAAAAGAAGTTGCCGAAAGCAATTTAAGGAAATCTTTGATTTTCCTTTTATTCGCTGTTAGGCGACCTGAAGGACAAAATTTCATAGCGATCACACAAGGAAACCCCAACCTTTAGGTTGGGAGAGGAGTCGCGTTGTTTAGAAAAGAACCAGGTTTTAAATTACGATATCCAAGAGGCCACTTTTGGAGCAGAGGTAAGTTTTACAGAACCATTGGAGGTACAGATTTAAAAACGACTATCGAGTATGTGAAAGGACAAAAAGAGTTGCATCAGACCACACTAAAGCAGTTCGCAGTCTAGGAAACCACACCGTTTACGGTGTGGAGGATGTCATTTTACCTCACCTATAGCCCGTAGCGTATATGCTGTGTTATCTGACGTTCGGTACGAATCATGTTATTCTCCCGTATCCACATATTCCGACACGCGGAGAATTAACTACTGGCAGGAGCATGTCTTCGCCACACTCATGTTTGCGAGCACACCTATCGCAAAGCCATCCTTTGCCCCAAGGACAAGAACGACAGACCCACGTAGCAATTTTTCCACAAGAGATGCAGACTAGCGAAGGCGGGTCATTCCTTGCTAGTAGCTGAATCGGCGCGCCTCCGATTTTACCTTCGCGTTCTGTCACGACTTTCAATGCAAGCTCAGTTGTTGTCCCGAAATCGTATTCGTAATAGAATTTCAGCCTTGGAGCAAGTACTTTGCCCAAAGCAATATCCATATCCCTTCCACCAGAAACAAAACCTATACTTACCCACATTGAATCTATCCCTGCACCGGTTATGTATCTTGCTTCCTGAATGGTAAATGCGCTCATGTGTCCGCAGCATTCTACCCAGATATCTCTGAGGAAATCATCTAGGTCTTCAAGTGTTGCATTGGCTGGTGCTTCGAGATGCAACCAATACTCGGGCAGGTAGCGCCCTTCCGCCACAATATGAAAGATTTTTGTTTTTGAATGCCCCTTCTCCTCCAATGATGCTTCTAACGCAGCTTTTCTTCGCTTACATGACTTCAGATGTTTAGTCATTGCAGATTTTGAGAAGGTGTCTCCGCAAAAACTGCATTTTCCATTCGATTCCAGCCTCTCCATTTTCTGCTTGCTCATTTTGAGACCTCCTTACCTGTATGTCTGTTCGACTTTATAAACCGAATATCAGATAACGTTTCCAGCATAAAAGAAGTTTTTGCTGAAGGAAGGCTGGAGGCAAAAATTTGGGTCGGAGCAACCAACGGGAGCGAAGCTAGATACTCGGCTGTTATGCGAAGTCCATGAAACTTGTATTTGCTCATTCTTCAATCTTTGCGAGATAATTATCTATTTCTCTTTTAAACTCAGAATAAATGTCAGAGATGTTGTCCATTAAAGGCTTTAATTTTCCTTCATCTATTAGAAAACCGTAAGCATGCGTGAAGAAATGGCGAAAGAATAGATACCTACCTAATTTGTCTGCTGTTTTCTTCGTTATAAAATTATGCTTAACAGCCAAATTCAATAACTCTTTATGCCATGTAGGGGTATCAGGTATTGATATGCTCTTGTGCGATAATAATTGTTTCAAAATGTTTTCCATCCCTGTATAGATATTTTGAAGAT
It encodes the following:
- a CDS encoding M20/M25/M40 family metallo-hydrolase; translated protein: MSARRFGWIIVITILLCSTSAVSADSENNSPNDLLEDVSENNIREYIQTLQSFGTRYSFSNNSTLAAKWLFEVMNGFGLWVEYDEFVYNNVTLRNVIGTLNGSSAQTFILSAHYDTINLFDEVKSPSNPNAPAPGANDDASGIAVVLECARVLASAKYNLNASIQFVAFCGEEQGMKGSEHYAERLVSENKTLIGMINLDMVGYPHNSNLTLTYNYDSDWLASAIEQVCLESRIGLSIRKYLDAQAVCDQAPFWKRGTPAVLVSEDYYRNLWNFSYPYLHSANDTSDKLNFSFIAEVARLCTFAVLQISSLHELELKNIELSTLEPYHKETICVSITVRNYGAATNASLKIYDYSRSTTKLIYYENISVDAYTIKTLSFNYTFLTPGRHLICAVIENSTYAELNIYNNIGYRIIECRAAEKISTTLSLLLWLLLFGALAVILHFFVRI
- a CDS encoding anaerobic ribonucleoside-triphosphate reductase activating protein: MLIKGIVETSFLDWDGKISTVLFVPKCNFSCPYCQNWQLIEHTEKFGEISFERIKKFLLERKDFVDGVCITGGEPTLYKDLPEFASALKELGFGIKLDTNGSVPEMIEKLIIEKLVDYVALDFKAPFEKYNLVTRVNAPIAKIKESISILMNSSIDYEFRTTVVPTLLDENDILEIANCIKGCKRYVLQQFVPSEARNEELRKLQPYSKEKLEKIAERAKEYIKEVKLRGVW
- a CDS encoding DUF362 domain-containing protein, with protein sequence MVKVALVKCKSYAQAEVKSSIHRALELIGGVERIIKPTQKALLKINLLLAKEPEYAVTTHPIIVKAVAELVKELGAIPVVGESSGGVDTTERAFEVCGIKKICSENDIEIINFERMPTTKTAIQAVGRALPLAKPLFDADIVVSLPKLKTHTYMLYTGAVKNFFGALPGDWKNLAHRLAQEPSKFANLLLDILLIIKPKLAIMDGVVGMEGNGPSAGKPIATNLILASEDCLALDFVACKLIGYNPLGVYVIREALRRKLFEPEEIEVVGEKLEKVRIDFKKPVSELSKNVFPKVDPKKCRQCWLCVNSCPVNALSKNKFPILDKKKCIQCYCCHELCPESAVILR
- a CDS encoding LSM domain-containing protein → MVLPMSVLEKALDTRISLLLKDNRILEGKLVGYDEYMNLVLEDVEEQTAERTRRLGTTILRGNNVVSIAQK
- a CDS encoding NDP-sugar synthase, giving the protein MEAVILAGGLGTRLRPLTYTRPKPLLPILNKPMIQRFLETIPKEVDKVIIPLNYLRNMVEDFLKSIDSGKEIICIEEKEPLGTGGAVKNVENYLSDTFLVLNVDVISSIDLSDFIKFHRANKGIATISAWPVEFPEEFGVMELDKDKRILRFQEKPKREEAFSNLINAGAYALELEILDYIPSNKFVSMEREIFPIVLDKRMYGYEFEGYWLDTGRPIDYINAHKILLEKIDKEVGINTKLGRRASLENHILIGNNCEVDGAIQEYSCLGNNVTVSKGSTINSSVLMANVKIGKNSVIKRSILGEGCKVGNKVTLVDTVLGDGCVINDNIRLLNAKLDPNEEM
- a CDS encoding nitroreductase family protein, with the protein product MEVYEAIKARRSIRSYKSEPIPEDKLRKVLSAARLAPSAKNLQPWKFIVVRDEETKRKLVGACNNQKFIAEAPVVIVACALPDEAFAFLGGYTSSWLLDLGIAFEHIMLQATEEGFATCWVGSFKEEKVKEVLGIPANIRVVALTPLGYANEVPEARARKQLEEIVCYDKWS